From a region of the Nitrospira sp. genome:
- a CDS encoding NADH-quinone oxidoreductase subunit C produces the protein MHPLLQRIQQTFSAGITGLTEWRGDVAVTVSRDKLHEVAQFLHDDPGMDFDYIVHVSSVDWPDDEERFEVVWEFYSIRKRQRIRLKTRVPEADCVVDSLTDLWKGADFMEREVFDMMGIRFRNHPDLRRILMPDDYTEGYPLRKDFPLRGKGWRDTFEFLDEVPR, from the coding sequence ATGCATCCATTATTGCAGCGGATTCAGCAGACGTTTTCGGCCGGAATCACCGGCTTGACTGAATGGCGAGGCGATGTGGCCGTGACGGTCTCCCGGGACAAGCTTCACGAGGTCGCTCAATTTCTGCACGACGATCCCGGGATGGATTTTGACTATATCGTTCATGTGAGCTCAGTGGACTGGCCAGACGACGAAGAGCGATTCGAGGTCGTATGGGAATTCTACTCGATCCGGAAGCGGCAGCGTATCCGGCTCAAGACTCGGGTACCTGAAGCGGATTGTGTGGTTGACTCCTTGACGGATCTTTGGAAAGGCGCCGACTTCATGGAGCGTGAAGTGTTCGATATGATGGGGATCCGATTCCGAAATCATCCGGACCTCCGCCGCATTCTCATGCCGGATGACTATACCGAGGGCTACCCTCTGCGGAAAGATTTTCCACTGCGTGGCAAGGGCTGGCGGGACACGTTTGAATTCCTGGATGAAGTCCCGAGGTAG
- a CDS encoding NADH-quinone oxidoreductase subunit B, which yields MGLIQLGRHDKDGAPDVITGSLEKAVNWARKGSLWPMTFGLACCAIEMMAAVSSRYDMDRFGAGVFRGSPRQSDLMIVAGTVCRRMAPVIRKIYDQMPEPKYVIAMGSCATSGNIYDSYPVVQGVDRFIPVDIYVPGCPPTPEALLDGILKLQERIMQKRVFVTQPEQVKANLKV from the coding sequence ATGGGACTGATCCAACTGGGACGCCATGACAAAGACGGGGCTCCTGACGTCATTACAGGGTCTCTGGAAAAGGCCGTCAACTGGGCCAGGAAGGGCTCTCTCTGGCCTATGACCTTCGGACTTGCCTGCTGTGCCATCGAGATGATGGCGGCTGTCTCCTCGCGGTACGACATGGACCGGTTCGGGGCGGGAGTATTTCGGGGTTCTCCGCGGCAGTCGGATTTGATGATCGTTGCCGGTACGGTGTGTCGTCGGATGGCGCCGGTGATTCGAAAAATCTACGACCAAATGCCGGAACCCAAGTATGTAATTGCGATGGGGTCCTGTGCCACTTCCGGGAACATCTACGACAGCTATCCCGTTGTGCAGGGGGTCGATCGGTTCATTCCCGTCGACATCTATGTGCCCGGCTGCCCTCCGACTCCAGAGGCTCTCTTGGACGGTATTCTGAAGCTGCAAGAGCGCATCATGCAAAAGCGTGTGTTTGTGACTCAACCGGAACAGGTCAAGGCCAATTTAAAGGTCTGA
- the ndhC gene encoding NADH-quinone oxidoreductase subunit A produces the protein MSGTEILFEYLTRFFPVFLFIFVTLVFGVLTLLISYFVQPRYPEPEKLSTYECGSEPFSDARMPFPVRYYIFAMLFVIFDIEVIFLYPWAVVFTKIGVIGLIEMLIFIGLFIVAYVYAWRKGALEWD, from the coding sequence ATGAGCGGAACCGAAATTCTTTTCGAGTATCTGACACGATTTTTCCCGGTCTTTCTGTTTATCTTCGTGACGCTGGTTTTTGGAGTGTTGACCTTGCTCATCAGTTATTTTGTGCAGCCCAGGTACCCAGAACCTGAAAAGTTATCGACCTACGAATGCGGATCCGAACCATTTTCTGACGCCCGTATGCCGTTCCCTGTTCGGTACTACATTTTTGCGATGTTGTTTGTCATCTTCGATATCGAAGTCATCTTTCTCTACCCGTGGGCGGTGGTCTTCACCAAGATCGGGGTGATTGGGCTGATCGAAATGCTGATCTTTATCGGGCTGTTCATCGTGGCGTACGTGTATGCCTGGCGAAAAGGCGCATTGGAATGGGACTGA
- a CDS encoding OmpA family protein, with protein sequence MKTLTSLILVLCSGIGLSMDNALAQTPDLDSVRVTDGALAFSTGAIQKSSPIDGTVNLITGDNQSSGNRMLLGKRDSLYLKLNNPAEVAVGDLFTVYRRVRKVFHPVTREYLGFVVNRSAVVKVTAADHALTTAEAVLSYGPISPGDPVARFVPPTTDVDMNPVSDVSDLEGMIVELQADRPMTLVSQYNVVYLDRGREDGLKTGDLIDIHRHSAGLPPRKIGQLKVLSTEPHTAAAKVLKANTRVMKGDRFKLVGHSALTIPPVAAIPASPAPQASETVPADLIASRLKVQDASGQSRLNLGELAKFLHYDSGDAAITYESYKVLDQLIEYLRTSGDTRMIRIEGHTDSVEIGPSLKSRYPSNWELSRVRANGVLRYLVEKGGVDSARISAVGLGDTKPTATNAVEEGRTKNRRVEIVLHTSESGPPASKLDVQTHVPPLGANPSSLSARDSSDQPFTPASDTGGSLSRGTLSVGDSSQASVKDGSGATNASGSISTEINKQDTPQQQPGTGTPTE encoded by the coding sequence ATGAAAACCTTGACGTCTCTGATCTTGGTTCTGTGTTCGGGCATCGGCCTTTCGATGGATAACGCACTCGCACAAACCCCAGACCTCGATTCCGTCAGGGTTACCGATGGCGCGCTTGCCTTTTCCACCGGCGCCATCCAGAAAAGCTCCCCCATCGATGGAACCGTGAACTTGATCACAGGTGATAATCAATCTTCGGGCAATCGAATGCTTCTGGGTAAGCGGGATTCCCTCTACCTGAAACTGAATAACCCGGCAGAGGTAGCCGTTGGCGACCTCTTTACCGTGTACAGGCGGGTTCGCAAGGTATTCCATCCCGTGACCAGGGAATACCTGGGTTTTGTCGTGAATCGTTCGGCGGTCGTGAAGGTGACTGCCGCTGACCACGCCCTCACAACCGCAGAGGCTGTTCTCAGCTACGGACCGATTTCCCCTGGAGACCCGGTCGCGCGGTTTGTTCCTCCGACCACAGACGTAGACATGAACCCCGTGTCGGACGTGTCCGACCTCGAGGGCATGATCGTCGAACTTCAGGCCGACCGGCCGATGACACTGGTTTCACAATACAATGTCGTATACCTGGATCGAGGAAGGGAAGATGGACTCAAGACCGGCGATCTTATAGATATCCACCGTCATAGCGCCGGACTCCCTCCACGAAAGATCGGCCAACTCAAGGTGCTGTCGACGGAACCACATACGGCAGCCGCGAAAGTTCTCAAGGCCAACACCCGTGTCATGAAAGGGGATCGGTTCAAGCTCGTGGGACATTCTGCACTCACCATTCCGCCCGTCGCCGCGATCCCGGCATCACCCGCACCCCAGGCCAGTGAAACAGTCCCGGCCGATCTGATAGCCAGCAGACTGAAAGTGCAAGATGCGTCCGGACAAAGCCGTCTCAACCTTGGGGAACTAGCCAAATTCCTGCACTACGACTCTGGGGACGCAGCCATTACATACGAGAGTTACAAAGTTCTTGATCAGTTGATCGAATACTTGCGTACTAGCGGAGACACGAGGATGATCCGAATCGAAGGTCATACGGATAGTGTGGAGATCGGCCCTTCGCTCAAGTCGCGGTATCCCAGCAATTGGGAGTTGTCCAGAGTGCGCGCAAACGGTGTTCTCCGCTATCTCGTGGAGAAGGGCGGCGTGGACTCGGCCCGGATCAGCGCGGTGGGACTCGGCGATACCAAGCCGACCGCCACGAATGCGGTCGAGGAAGGCCGCACCAAGAATCGGCGTGTGGAGATTGTTCTCCATACCTCCGAAAGTGGTCCCCCGGCCTCCAAGCTTGATGTTCAGACTCACGTGCCACCGCTGGGGGCCAATCCCTCCAGTTTGAGCGCACGAGATAGTAGCGACCAGCCGTTCACCCCTGCTTCGGATACGGGTGGTTCCCTTAGCCGGGGGACCTTGTCCGTGGGCGATTCTTCGCAGGCTTCCGTCAAGGACGGGTCGGGTGCCACCAATGCGAGTGGCTCTATTTCGACAGAGATCAACAAACAAGACACTCCTCAGCAGCAACCAGGCACCGGGACACCTACGGAGTAG
- the priA gene encoding primosomal protein N' — protein sequence MGLDSPSSLLRRTEALYADVIVPRHIAKAFTYLVPPTLTRTLEIGSRVLVPFGRVVLEGVVISLSNHLSVEMKGGVLKEVRSLVQDGQDSTLPPGLLELSRKIATYYVAPWGQCLRLVFPPTAIKKTSPTRYVATQQGHEALATESCPDLLAPTLRRIARRATGISSSTLQPTRQRAASRTIDALIKKSWITLVPSNNAEIGPPKRRGKLVADEQDRRTPMQTLLPTEKLPEVDSSWETHVAHCLQSHRMRKIVLHAPWQHRIRRLADAIQQTHAMERSTIVLCGEIARAVWLKNLLSTLTGLPITLAYSSSRFDRWQPGQGPTPSIVVGTRSAVFAPLRSIGLIWVDGEEDPALKEPQEPRYHAREVAGLRAESEQALLVLASAHPSLESRFDTAAEMYHVPQDDSPQPHIELVDLRNEPRGTLLSQKLILAMREALENHAKILLFLNRKGYARTLVCRDCGWVPRCPSCAVPLTYYREAGSLTCRYCGCADGLPDVCPLCRASRVNPLGDGTERVEAEAHRLFPHARLVRLDGDTLGRPTSARSLWERVRSGAWDILIGTQALFGREPLPQQELVGILQADSGLHVSDFRAAERTYHLLVDAVSLARPASAGGRVILQTRLPAHHAVQAVLSANPGQFYDEEFTARQLLNYPPVCHLADLSITGKDAKIVEEAAKHWGAELGQPACNQEPVVVLGPVPAISGRPSGHHHHRMLVKATDLGILSRRIHDSVQHMEREYHKGRIKFTVDVDPVETG from the coding sequence ATGGGTTTGGATAGTCCCTCGAGCCTCCTTCGTCGAACGGAGGCATTGTATGCTGACGTCATCGTTCCTCGTCATATTGCTAAGGCATTCACGTATCTCGTGCCTCCCACCTTGACCAGAACCCTTGAAATAGGAAGCCGTGTACTGGTGCCGTTTGGACGAGTGGTGCTGGAAGGGGTCGTGATCTCGTTGAGCAATCACCTTTCCGTCGAGATGAAGGGCGGTGTCCTCAAAGAAGTCCGCTCGCTCGTTCAGGACGGACAAGATTCGACACTCCCTCCCGGACTGCTCGAACTATCCCGCAAGATTGCAACCTACTACGTTGCACCCTGGGGTCAGTGTCTCCGGCTTGTATTTCCGCCGACGGCAATAAAGAAAACCTCACCTACACGATACGTTGCCACCCAGCAGGGTCACGAGGCATTGGCGACCGAGAGTTGCCCCGATCTCCTGGCGCCGACTCTCAGGCGAATTGCACGACGAGCTACGGGAATATCGTCGTCTACTCTTCAACCGACTCGTCAGCGCGCCGCCTCGCGGACGATCGATGCCCTCATCAAAAAGTCGTGGATAACGCTCGTGCCTTCAAACAACGCCGAGATCGGTCCACCAAAGCGGCGTGGGAAACTCGTGGCGGACGAACAGGATCGCAGAACGCCGATGCAGACTCTTCTGCCTACAGAAAAGCTTCCTGAGGTGGATTCTTCCTGGGAAACTCACGTTGCCCATTGTCTGCAAAGTCACCGCATGAGGAAAATCGTTCTTCATGCTCCATGGCAGCATCGAATCAGAAGGCTTGCCGACGCCATTCAACAGACGCACGCAATGGAGCGGTCTACCATTGTTCTCTGCGGCGAGATAGCGAGGGCGGTGTGGTTGAAAAACCTGCTCTCAACTCTCACGGGACTTCCGATTACTCTCGCATACTCATCTTCAAGATTCGACCGATGGCAACCGGGGCAAGGACCCACTCCATCGATTGTCGTGGGGACCCGCTCAGCTGTCTTTGCCCCTCTTCGATCCATCGGACTGATTTGGGTAGACGGAGAGGAAGATCCGGCGCTCAAAGAACCTCAAGAGCCCCGTTATCATGCCCGGGAGGTGGCTGGTTTGCGAGCTGAAAGTGAGCAGGCGCTCCTTGTCCTCGCATCGGCTCATCCATCCCTTGAGTCGCGGTTCGACACCGCAGCCGAGATGTATCACGTTCCACAAGATGATAGTCCGCAGCCTCACATTGAGCTCGTCGACCTCCGCAATGAACCAAGAGGAACCTTGCTCAGCCAAAAACTCATCTTGGCGATGCGGGAAGCGCTCGAGAACCATGCCAAGATCCTGTTGTTTCTCAATAGGAAAGGTTATGCCAGAACCCTGGTGTGCCGAGACTGCGGCTGGGTGCCCCGCTGCCCCTCCTGTGCTGTGCCGCTCACATATTACCGGGAAGCCGGCAGCCTGACATGTCGCTACTGTGGGTGCGCGGATGGGTTGCCGGATGTCTGCCCCTTGTGCCGTGCATCTCGTGTGAATCCCCTTGGAGACGGTACTGAGAGGGTTGAAGCCGAAGCTCATCGCTTGTTTCCACATGCCCGGCTTGTGCGGCTCGATGGCGATACACTCGGCCGTCCTACTTCCGCTCGTTCTCTATGGGAACGTGTGAGATCAGGGGCCTGGGATATTCTGATTGGGACGCAAGCCTTGTTTGGCCGGGAGCCACTGCCTCAGCAGGAATTGGTCGGGATCCTTCAAGCAGATTCCGGGTTACACGTTTCAGACTTTCGAGCAGCGGAACGGACCTATCACCTGCTGGTGGATGCCGTAAGCCTGGCCCGTCCGGCATCCGCCGGGGGTCGAGTCATCTTACAGACGCGGCTCCCGGCACATCATGCCGTGCAGGCCGTGCTATCAGCAAATCCTGGTCAGTTCTATGATGAAGAATTCACTGCGCGTCAGCTACTGAATTATCCGCCAGTCTGTCACTTGGCCGATCTTTCGATCACCGGAAAAGACGCGAAGATTGTCGAAGAAGCGGCCAAGCACTGGGGCGCGGAGCTTGGACAACCTGCCTGCAATCAGGAGCCTGTCGTCGTGTTAGGGCCGGTGCCGGCAATAAGCGGGCGGCCCTCCGGTCATCATCACCATCGCATGCTGGTCAAAGCGACCGATCTCGGTATACTCAGTCGCAGGATCCATGACTCTGTCCAGCACATGGAGCGAGAGTATCACAAGGGACGGATCAAATTTACCGTCGACGTCGATCCAGTTGAGACTGGATAG
- a CDS encoding response regulator: MPSVLVVDDQDQVRQLIREALEQAGYEVEEARDGKEGLERYRARSADLVIMDILMPDQDGLEGIMRLRREFPNSRVIAMTGGSEAIGVLNFLDVAKMLGARRTLQKPFELKVLLDTVAEEMIP; encoded by the coding sequence ATGCCGTCGGTCCTCGTCGTTGATGATCAAGACCAGGTTCGCCAGCTCATACGGGAAGCTCTGGAGCAGGCAGGCTATGAGGTTGAGGAGGCTCGTGATGGGAAAGAGGGACTCGAACGGTATCGGGCCAGATCGGCCGATCTTGTCATCATGGATATTCTCATGCCCGACCAAGATGGATTAGAGGGTATCATGAGGCTTCGGCGGGAGTTTCCTAATTCTCGTGTCATTGCCATGACAGGCGGAAGCGAAGCGATCGGCGTCCTCAATTTCTTGGATGTCGCAAAGATGCTTGGAGCTCGACGGACTCTTCAGAAACCATTCGAGCTGAAGGTTCTTCTAGACACGGTTGCTGAGGAAATGATCCCCTAA
- a CDS encoding PAS domain-containing protein: MTAGLFLGLILLLSASLWIAIRHRRENVLKSRVIAATNCGVLVTDATFPHHPVVYVNPAFLILTGFAEREIVGQTTAILSGPDTDRASIEKLALALQDGSACRVSLRHYRKNGTSFWNEVTLTPVVDQAGRLTSVIWVMSDVSHIRQLEADLHKMPSPTFLCDLASEGMLVTTETRVAYVNRTGLKILGASSAEQLIGKHFCDIIHCDSQEVARPLMVQIEASSYSNKTLETRFLRLDGQAVDVELSAVPIMWDGSASFLVCFSDLSCRKRTDIQGPHVHNPLGQAPAIAEMNHWAWGLGHGAEVWSAEQYRIFGYEPGSVPTTYETFKKALHPEDCDRVRTLVEETLSSDRPYDIECRIIQPRGDIRFIRCRGVLMRDSTDQAIRMSGTIEDITDYKLVVTMAEERELQFKTAMESVPSGMLMVHHDGTISLVNGKIEHMFGYVREELLGRPVECLLSTRGRVWQQDLRANSRSTSSSSSREAGLELHGVRKDGSEFPIEVAFHPIHLSSGTSFLVTIVEMGPVNPLAGAMAHEFNNSLTAVLGFSELALALIPTESKAHRHIGQVITAGRKARELAQQIRRSMTRSLPYPVSAAPPTHVDQEPSLLQIEVSDAVGPRR, from the coding sequence ATGACTGCTGGTCTCTTCCTAGGGTTGATCCTCCTTCTGAGCGCCTCTCTTTGGATAGCAATTCGACATCGCCGCGAAAATGTCTTGAAGTCACGGGTCATTGCGGCGACGAATTGCGGCGTACTGGTGACGGATGCGACGTTTCCACACCATCCCGTCGTCTATGTCAATCCCGCCTTTCTCATACTGACCGGCTTCGCTGAACGCGAGATAGTCGGTCAAACGACGGCGATCTTGAGTGGGCCGGATACCGATCGAGCTTCGATAGAAAAGCTCGCGTTGGCTCTTCAAGACGGAAGTGCCTGCCGAGTGTCTCTGCGCCACTACCGTAAAAACGGCACGTCGTTTTGGAATGAGGTGACGCTGACTCCGGTGGTGGATCAGGCGGGACGGCTGACGTCGGTCATCTGGGTGATGAGTGATGTGTCACACATCCGGCAGCTGGAGGCGGATCTGCACAAGATGCCTTCCCCGACCTTCCTGTGTGATCTCGCCTCAGAAGGAATGTTGGTAACGACCGAGACAAGGGTCGCATATGTCAACAGGACCGGTCTGAAGATTCTCGGAGCCTCGTCGGCCGAACAGCTTATTGGAAAACACTTTTGTGACATCATCCATTGCGACTCTCAGGAGGTCGCACGACCATTGATGGTGCAGATAGAGGCGTCAAGTTATTCGAACAAGACGCTTGAAACGCGATTCCTGCGTCTTGACGGACAGGCCGTTGATGTGGAGTTGTCGGCAGTTCCAATCATGTGGGATGGAAGCGCGTCGTTCCTAGTCTGTTTCTCGGACCTGTCTTGCCGGAAGCGGACTGACATCCAAGGTCCTCACGTTCACAATCCCCTAGGACAAGCGCCTGCGATTGCTGAAATGAATCATTGGGCGTGGGGTCTCGGCCACGGTGCGGAGGTATGGTCGGCCGAGCAATACCGCATCTTTGGGTATGAGCCCGGTTCGGTGCCGACGACATATGAAACCTTTAAGAAGGCCCTTCATCCGGAGGACTGTGATCGTGTTCGCACCCTCGTCGAGGAGACGCTCAGCTCGGATCGTCCATACGACATCGAGTGCAGAATCATCCAGCCCAGGGGCGATATTCGGTTTATCCGCTGCCGCGGAGTCCTCATGCGAGATTCAACAGACCAGGCGATTCGGATGTCTGGAACCATTGAAGACATCACAGACTACAAGCTCGTCGTGACTATGGCAGAGGAGCGAGAGCTTCAATTCAAGACCGCCATGGAATCGGTCCCCAGCGGCATGCTCATGGTTCACCACGACGGAACTATTTCCTTGGTCAACGGGAAGATCGAGCACATGTTCGGCTATGTTCGTGAGGAGTTGTTGGGCCGGCCTGTTGAATGCTTACTGTCTACACGAGGTCGTGTGTGGCAGCAGGACCTCCGTGCCAATAGCCGTTCAACCTCTTCATCGAGCAGTAGGGAGGCAGGTCTGGAATTGCACGGAGTTCGAAAGGACGGCTCGGAATTCCCGATCGAGGTCGCCTTTCATCCCATCCATCTGTCGTCAGGAACGTCGTTCTTAGTCACGATTGTCGAGATGGGGCCGGTCAATCCATTGGCCGGCGCTATGGCGCACGAGTTTAACAACAGTCTTACGGCCGTACTGGGCTTTAGTGAGTTGGCACTGGCATTGATTCCGACCGAGAGCAAAGCTCATCGCCATATCGGACAGGTCATCACGGCGGGGCGAAAAGCCCGCGAGCTGGCGCAGCAGATTCGCCGAAGCATGACACGCTCCTTGCCGTATCCGGTATCCGCCGCTCCGCCGACGCATGTTGATCAGGAACCATCGCTGTTACAGATAGAGGTGTCGGATGCCGTCGGTCCTCGTCGTTGA
- a CDS encoding response regulator transcription factor, which produces MLTTKTHTIRVLLVDDHEVIRVGLRTVLGQTQGVTVVGEAGTMAEAVQQTQKLKPDVVLMDVRLPDGSGVDACREILGALPGTRVIFLTSYADDDSVLAAVLAGAHGYVLKEIDSPGLLEAIRSVARGQSILDSGVTERALRWLRGLHDLPATPGSDQLSSQEERVVALVAEGKTNKEIAVALGLSDKTVKNYLANVFQKLRITRRAQAAAFFVKRQG; this is translated from the coding sequence ATGCTCACAACTAAAACTCACACCATTCGAGTGTTGCTCGTCGACGATCATGAAGTCATTCGCGTGGGGCTTCGGACGGTACTTGGCCAAACCCAAGGTGTCACTGTGGTGGGGGAAGCGGGCACGATGGCTGAGGCGGTCCAGCAAACGCAGAAGCTGAAGCCTGACGTGGTCTTGATGGATGTCCGTCTCCCCGACGGCTCCGGGGTTGATGCGTGCCGAGAGATTCTCGGAGCGCTGCCGGGCACACGGGTGATTTTCCTGACATCCTACGCCGACGATGATTCCGTTCTCGCTGCAGTACTCGCCGGGGCGCATGGTTACGTCCTGAAGGAAATCGACTCACCGGGCTTGCTGGAAGCGATCCGTTCGGTCGCCAGGGGCCAATCGATCTTGGATTCCGGTGTGACAGAACGGGCGCTGCGGTGGCTGAGAGGACTGCACGATCTGCCGGCGACTCCGGGCTCAGATCAGCTGTCGTCTCAGGAAGAACGGGTTGTCGCACTGGTAGCCGAGGGGAAGACCAACAAGGAAATCGCAGTTGCTCTGGGCCTCAGCGACAAGACCGTCAAGAACTATTTGGCGAACGTGTTTCAGAAGCTCCGCATCACGCGGCGCGCGCAAGCGGCTGCCTTCTTCGTGAAACGGCAAGGATAG